A region from the Lolium perenne isolate Kyuss_39 chromosome 4, Kyuss_2.0, whole genome shotgun sequence genome encodes:
- the LOC127297261 gene encoding uncharacterized protein — MAPSSSSSDDEQRRTLPLTGHLSNTSIQLVPSPPTTGGVDISRYIKFKLDAAKGNYHKWRNFFLTILTKYNARDHVEEETDPHLADAEWRSSDVDIILWIYGSISDELQDVILQADGTAYTAWKALAHFFTSNAESRETLLDKQLKNTVQGDMDIITYSNKLKSIADQLADVGAPVTEKKLTMQLIEGLDVDRFKNQQDYLELATSFPSFMDVRARLQLAEQKLQSKAKSTLQILHADAAPNFVFRGNCYTCGAPGHMARDCPAVVTAGRTVAAAAMASSQAMAVAATTTGGAEHLPWWLQWRWRPWARSRSRPW, encoded by the coding sequence ATGGctccctcttcttcctccagtGATGATGAACAGCGACGCACCCTTCCCCTGACTGGCCATCTCTCCAATACCTCCATCCAGCTTGTTCCCTCCCCTCCCACCACTGGTGGCGTCGACATCTCCCGATACATCAAATTCAAACTCGACGCGGCCAAGGGCAACTACCACAAGTGGCGCAACTTCTTCCTCACCATCCTCACCAAGTACAACGCTCGCGATCACGTCGAGGAGGAGACAGATCCTCACCTCGCCGATGCGGAGTGGCGCTCCTCCGACGTCGACATCATCCTTTGGATCTACGGGTCCATCTCCGATGAGCTGCAGGACGTGATCCTCCAGGCCGACGGCACCGCCTACACCGCGTGGAAGGCCCTGGCGCACTTCTTCACCTCCAACGCCGAGAGCCGCGAGACCCTCCTCGACAAGCAGTTGAAGAACACCGTCCAGGGCGACATGGACATCATCACCTACAGCAACAAACTCAAGAGCATCGCCGACCAACTCGCTGACGTTGGCGCCCCGGTAACAGAGAAGAAACTAACCATGCAGCTCATTGAAGGCCTCGACGTCGACCGCTTCAAGAATCAGCAGGACTACCTCGAGCTGGCCACGTCGTTCCCCTCCTTCATGGACGTCCGTGCTCGACTTCAGCTCGCCGAACAGAAGTTGCAGTCCAAGGCCAAGTCTACTCTGCAGATCCTCCACGCCGACGCCGCCCCTAACTTCGTCTTCCGCGGCAACTGCTACACCTGCGGCGCTCCCGGACATATGGCCCGTGACTGCCCCGCGGTGGTGACCGCGGGCCGAACGGTCGCGGCGGCGGCTATGGCCAGCAGCCAGGCTATGGCGGTGGCGGCTACAACTACGGGGGGCGCAGAACACCTACCGTGGTGGCTACAATGGCGGTGGCGACCGTGGGCGCGGTCGCGGTCGCGGCCGTGGTGA
- the LOC127349257 gene encoding uncharacterized protein — protein MKATTRQGAGAAGGLPLPAVKTKKKRKDGGGFFWGCGGSKSVCVAAGNLSSAAMKPLTKSSKPASEAKTTTAEAQVSFQDTEGAPSVDALLRQLRELERGVRALGIRDREDSAYRSSQACWCSGRLPPPPRRHRTGTSEVFGGSASAAAGRGRLEEESVAVVTETEDPLGEFRRSMAEMVAENGITGGAELRQLLQRFLSLNSKRHHHLILLAFADVWEELFAGSRTGDGRPHASSKQKHLPSSSRSGELAS, from the coding sequence ATGAAAGCGACGACACGTCAAggcgccggcgcggccgggggtcTACCTCTACcggccgtgaagacgaagaagaagaggaaggacGGTGGCGGGTTCTTTTGGGGCTGCGGCGGCTCCAAGTCGGTGTGCGTCGCCGCCGGCAATCTCTCCTCGGCTGCCATGAAGCCGCTGACGAAGTCGTCGAAGCCAGCGTCCGAAGCAAAGACGACGACGGCCGAGGCGCAGGTCTCGTTTCAGGACACCGAGGGCGCGCCGAGCGTGGACGCGCTTCTGCGGCAGCTCCGCGAGCTGGAGCGCGGCGTGCGAGCGCTGGGCATCCGGGACCGGGAGGACAGCGCGTACCGCAGCTCGCAGGCGTGCTGGTGCAGCGGGAGGCTCCCGCCACCGCCGCGGCGGCACCGGACGGGCACGAGCGAGGTGTTTGGAGGATCGGCATCTGCAGCAGCCGGACGcgggcggctggaggaggagagcgTGGCGGTGGTGACGGAGACGGAGGACCCGCTGGGCGAGTTCCGGCGGTCGATGGCCGAGATGGTGGCGGAGAACGGGATCACGGGCGGCGCGGAGCTGCGGCAGCTGCTGCAGCGGTTCCTGTCGCTCAACTcgaagcgccaccaccacctcatCCTCCTCGCCTTCGCCGACGTCTGGGAGGAGCTCTTCGCCGGGTCCCGGACCGGCGACGGCCGCCCACACGCTTCGTCGAAGCAGAAGCATCTGCCTTCCAGCAGTCGATCTGGCGAGCTAGCTAGTTAG